Genomic window (Kosakonia sp. BYX6):
AAACTGGTTCAACCTGCCGAAAGAACGCCTGTGGGTGACGGTGTACGAAACAGACGACGAAGCCTACGAAATTTGGGAAAAAGAAGTTGGTATCCCGCGCGAGCGTATTATCCGCATTGGTGATAACAAAGGCGCGGCCTATGCGTCTGACAACTTCTGGCAGATGGGTGACACCGGTCCGTGCGGCCCGTGCACCGAGATTTTCTACGATCATGGCGATCATATCTGGGGCGGCCCGCCGGGTAGCCCGGAAGAAGACGGCGATCGCTATATCGAAATCTGGAATATCGTCTTTATGCAGTTCAACCGCCAGGCCGATGGCACAATGGAGCCGCTGCCGAAGCCGTCCGTTGATACCGGCATGGGCCTGGAACGTGTTGCGGCTGTGCTGCAACATGTGAACTCTAACTACGAAATCGACCTGTTCACTAAGCTGATTCAGGCAGTGGCGAAGGTGACTGGCGCGACAGATTTGAGTAACAAATCTCTGCGCGTTATCGCTGACCACATCCGTTCTTGCGCATTCCTGATTGCTGATGGCGTGATCCCGTCGAACGAAAACCGTGGCTATGTGCTGCGTCGCATTATTCGTCGCGCTATCCGTCACGGCAATATGCTGGGCGCGAAGGACACCTTCTTTTATAAGCTGGTTGGGCCGCTGATCGACGTGATGGGCTCAGCAGGTGAAGATCTGCAACGCCAACAGGCGCAGGTTGAACAGGTTCTGAAAACTGAAGAAGAGCAGTTTGCCCGTACGCTGGAGCGCGGTTTGGCGCTGTTGGACGAAGAACTGGCAAAATTGAAAGGCGATACGCTGGATGGCGAAACCGCTTTCCGCCTGTATGACACTTACGGTTTCCCGGTGGATCTGACCGCTGACGTTTGCCGCGAGCGCAATCTGAAAGTTGACGAAGTGGGCTTCGAAGCCGCCATGGAAGAGCAGCGCCGTCGCGCGCGCGAATCCAGCGGTTTTGGCGCAGACTACAACGCGATGATCCGCGTTGACGGTGCGTCTGAATTCAAAGGTTATGACCACCTTGAACTGAATGGCAAAGTGACCGCACTGTTTGTTGATGGCAAACCGGTTAACGCGATTGCAGCGGGCCAGGACGCGGTTGTCGTTCTCGACGAAACGCCGTTCTATGCTGAATCGGGCGGCCAGGTTGGCGACAAAGGCGAACTGAAAGGTAACGGGTTTACCTTTGCCGTGCAAGATACGCAGAAATATGGCCAGGCAATTGGTCATATCGGCAAGCTCAGCACCGGTTCGCTGAAAGTCGGCGATGGCGTGAAAGCAGAAGTCGACGAAGCGCGTCGCGCTCGTATTCGCCTGAACCATTCAGCAACGCATCTGATGCATGCTGCGCTGCGTAGTGTGCTCGGTACGCACGTGGCGCAGAAAGGCTCTCTGGTGAACGACAAGGCGCTGCGTTTTGACTTCTCTCATTTCGAAGCCATGAAACCGTCGGAAATCCGCGCGGTGGAAGATCTGGTTAACGCGCAAATTCGCCGTAACCTGCCGATCGAAACCAACATCATGGATCTGGAAGCGGCAAAAGCGAACGGCGCAATGGCGCTGTTTGGCGAGAAATATGACGACCGCGTGCGTGTTTTGAGCATGGGCGATTTCTCGACGGAACTGTGCGGCGGTACGCATGCCTCGCGTACCGGTGATATCGGCCTGTTCCGCATTGTGTCTGAATCCGGCACGGCGGCAGGTGTTCGCCGTATCGAAGCGATTACCGGTGAAGGCGCAATTGCCAGCCTGCATGCGCAAAACGATCAGTTGCACGATATTGCTCAGTTGCTGAAAGGCGACAGCCAGAACCTCGGCGACAAAGTACGTAGCGTTATTGAGCGTACTCGTCAGCTGGAAAAAGAGTTGCAGCAGCTTAAAGCGCAGGCGGCAGCGCAAGAAAGCGCAAACCTGTCCGGTAACGCTATCGAAATAAATGGCGTGAAACTGTTGGTTAGCGAACTGGCAGACGTCGAGCCGAAGATGTTGCGTACCATGGTGGACGACCTGAAGAACCAACTCGGCGCTTCGGTTATCGTTCTTGCCACTGTAGTGGAAGGAAAAGTTTCTCTGATCGCGGGCGTCTCAAAGGATGTGACTGACCGTGTTAAAGCAGGGGAACTGGTAGGAATGGTCGCCCAGCAAGTTGGGGGCAAAGGTGGTGGAC
Coding sequences:
- the alaS gene encoding alanine--tRNA ligase, with product MSKSTAEIRQAFLDFFHSKGHQVVASSSLVPNNDPTLLFTNAGMNQFKDVFLGLDKRNYSRATTAQRCVRAGGKHNDLENVGYTARHHTFFEMLGNFSFGDYFKHDAIQYAWELLTGENWFNLPKERLWVTVYETDDEAYEIWEKEVGIPRERIIRIGDNKGAAYASDNFWQMGDTGPCGPCTEIFYDHGDHIWGGPPGSPEEDGDRYIEIWNIVFMQFNRQADGTMEPLPKPSVDTGMGLERVAAVLQHVNSNYEIDLFTKLIQAVAKVTGATDLSNKSLRVIADHIRSCAFLIADGVIPSNENRGYVLRRIIRRAIRHGNMLGAKDTFFYKLVGPLIDVMGSAGEDLQRQQAQVEQVLKTEEEQFARTLERGLALLDEELAKLKGDTLDGETAFRLYDTYGFPVDLTADVCRERNLKVDEVGFEAAMEEQRRRARESSGFGADYNAMIRVDGASEFKGYDHLELNGKVTALFVDGKPVNAIAAGQDAVVVLDETPFYAESGGQVGDKGELKGNGFTFAVQDTQKYGQAIGHIGKLSTGSLKVGDGVKAEVDEARRARIRLNHSATHLMHAALRSVLGTHVAQKGSLVNDKALRFDFSHFEAMKPSEIRAVEDLVNAQIRRNLPIETNIMDLEAAKANGAMALFGEKYDDRVRVLSMGDFSTELCGGTHASRTGDIGLFRIVSESGTAAGVRRIEAITGEGAIASLHAQNDQLHDIAQLLKGDSQNLGDKVRSVIERTRQLEKELQQLKAQAAAQESANLSGNAIEINGVKLLVSELADVEPKMLRTMVDDLKNQLGASVIVLATVVEGKVSLIAGVSKDVTDRVKAGELVGMVAQQVGGKGGGRPDMAQAGGTDAAALPAALASVKDWVSAKLS